From Aricia agestis chromosome 11, ilAriAges1.1, whole genome shotgun sequence, a single genomic window includes:
- the LOC121731896 gene encoding protein melted isoform X3, whose product MHELLKHVLNERDLTRAGDIFSIPDCDIVDDLNDVLQQITDISSRADYIRNDHDQALIEICVTKVTSCIKETGTLEKYCGALVALLESCLHHNLMPVGHLKDDDPPHAKIASDVIACIVLVSFPLQSDKEMTSNAEVMELFLPVAVQFLHKGNREISRHMARYLSLAAVHHAVLLKPHVQTIMDSIMSGNYPLCRILTNLYEVCPEPLEGHVTALVSLLPHAEPVEKSSLFALFEQIANRRPEALKTAIPQLLSYLCSGTKDPSCMCVEVLQVIDSVARRRASLVGAEGGAAVRRAARPPHASPRVAALAADVLARLNAAHQERAQEALNFVVERLATADWLEQSALLREATALCSAYPALFTDKLLAALRANNNLRPKSVHGEVKSTSGGVTIVKLGGSTTVTSGTTVTTVTSAVTSTVTPALTSVTSTGYTRRAKLGDSRSTGRLHPGPNSHRSMTRLNVAVGKTVTKAGSGSSAVTVTTLSPPLAPRANKHHHNIVIGANSGPTIISGPSPLQSQSISVNPLMGKSSDALVPTSVTVHSNTALGQVSVVTSVPSHTVTSGPVTVTSRRANNTSVTMINTNNTSNHRISVFEPYPMRDTVQHFCEKHLDKIKAYMDNVSMTIPPPAKCTIEERRSKKQARLQFACGRRGPHCLYARAAFSLRTRAPRVWIHLMFLALQARHTAALSSRDPTVASLKHCWDILKCENKTFLTLVTGAFPGPKEQEMVVNELRSAGFFDVFEVAARGAWGCFLCQHPERARGFLAADGQPVIEGQLKEKKGRWRLFRRWRTRYFTLSGAHLSCKGASGGESIDINQIRSVKVSRGARNIPKAFEIFTGDQTLILKPKDGKNAEEWVQCLSIAVAHSQARDTPAKANSLPARGLTLKSF is encoded by the exons ATGCATGAATTATTGAAGCACGTACTGAACGAAAGGGATTTAACTCGAGCTGGTGATATATTCAGTATTCCGGATTGCGATATTGTTGACGATCTTAACGATGTT CTACAACAGATAACAGACATATCTTCTAGAGCTGACTACATCCGGAATGACCATGACCAAGCCCTCATTGAGATATGTGTGACGAAAGTAACATCATGTATAAAAGAAACTGGCACTTTAGAGAAGTACTGTGGCGCTCTAGTAGCGTTACTAGAGTCATGCCTGCACCACAATCTAATGCCAGTTGGTCATTTGAAAGATGATGATCCACCCCATGCTAAAATAGCCTCAGATGTGATTGCTTGTATTGTTCTG GTATCATTCCCTTTACAATCTGATAAAGAGATGACAAGCAATGCTGAGGTAATGGAGCTATTTTTGCCAGTTGCTGTCCAATTTTTACACAAAGGAAACAGAGAGATATCCAGACACATGGCTAGATATCTCTCTCTTGCGGCTGTCCATCATGCAGTGCTGCTAAAACCACATGTTCAGActataatggattccattatgtCAG GGAACTACCCTCTCTGCCGGATACTGACTAACTTATACGAGGTGTGCCCTGAGCCTCTAGAAGGTCATGTGACAGCTTTAGTGTCGCTCCTGCCACATGCAGAACCTGTAGAGAAGAGCTCGCTGTTTGCCCTGTTTGAACAGATTGCGAACAGACGACCCGAAGCGCTCAAAACAGCGATCCCACAACTACTGTCATACCTTTGTTCTGGGACAAAAGACCCCAGCTGTATGTGTGTGGAGGTGTTACAG GTGATAGATAGCGTGGCTCGGCGTCGCGCGTCGCTAGTTGGCGCGGAGGGCGGGGCGGCGGTGCGGCGCGCGGCTCGCCCCCCGCACGCCTCGCCCCGCGTCGCCGCCCTCGCCGCTGACGTGCTCGCGCGACTCAACGCGGCGCACCAG GAGCGAGCACAAGAGGCTCTTAACTTCGTAGTCGAGCGGCTGGCGACAGCTGACTGGCTGGAGCAGTCCGCGCTACTGCGGGAGGCGACAGCGCTGTGCAGCGCTTACCCCGCGCTGTTCACCGACAAGCTGCTTGCTGCGCTACGTGCTAATAACAA CCTTCGTCCGAAGTCAGTTCACGGCGAAGTGAAAAGCACTTCGGGGGGCGTGACGATAGTGAAGCTCGGCGGCAGCACGACCGTCACTAGCGGGACCACCGTGACGACCGTCACGTCAGCCGTCACGTCGACCGTCACGCCGGCGCTGACGTCTGTCACGTCAACGGGCTACACTAGGCGCGCTAAACTCGGCGATTCCCGCTCTACGGGGAGATTGCACCCCGGACCAAACTCGCATAGGAGCATGACGAGACTTAATGTTGCTG taGGTAAGACGGTGACGAAGGCAGGTAGCGGCAGTAGCGCTGTCACCGTCACAACTCTGTCGCCGCCGCTCGCGCCGCGGGCGAACAAACACCATCATAACATCGTTATTGGAGCG AACTCAGGACCAACTATAATCTCCGGGCCGTCGCCGCTTCAATCCCAGTCGATATCAGTCAACCCGCTAATGGGTAAATCCAGTGACGCGCTCGTCCCCACATCCGTCACTGTTCATTCGAACACGGCGTTAGGACAAGTTTCAGTCGTCACGTCAGTCCCGTCGCACACCGTCACGTCGGGCCCTGTGACGGTCACGTCACGCCGTGCCAACAACACCAGCGTGACGATGATCAATACAAACAACACGTCGAACCACCGAATAAGCGTGTTCGAGCCGTACCCGATGAGAGACACTGTACAACACTTCTGCGAGAAACACTTGGATAAGATCAAAGCGTATATGGATAATGTATCTATGACTATACCGCCGCCGGCTAAATGCACTATTGAGG AGCGTCGGTCCAAGAAGCAGGCGCGTCTACAGTTCGCGTGCGGTCGTCGCGGGCCGCACTGTCTGTACGCCCGCGCGGCGTTCTCGCTGCGGACGCGCGCGCCTAGAGTGTGGATACACCTCATGTTCCTGGCACTACAG GCAAGACATACCGCTGCACTGTCTAGCCGAGACCCGACTGTAGCCAGCCTCAAGCACTGCTGGGATATACTGAAGTGTGAGAACAAGACGTTCCTCACACTTGTTACGGGAGCCTTCCCTGGTCCTAAA GAGCAAGAGATGGTAGTTAACGAGCTACGTTCGGCTGGTTTTTTCGACGTATTCGAAGTAGCTGCTCGGGGCGCTTGGGGCTGTTTTCTATGTCAACACCCGGAAAGAGCGCGTGGGTTCCTAGCGGCTGACGGCCAGCCGGTCATAGAGGGACAACTGAAGGAGAAGAAAGGAAGATGGCGCCTCTTTAGAAGATGGCGGACCAGATATTTCACGCTGTCCGGTGCGCACCTGTCTTGCAAGGGAGCG AGTGGAGGCGAGAGTATAGACATCAACCAGATCCGCTCGGTAAAAGTATCGCGAGGCGCGCGCAACATACCTAAAGCGTTTGAGATATTCACCGGAGACCAGACCCTCATACTCAAGCCCAAAGACGGTAAAAACGCGGAAGAATGGGTGCAGTGTCTGAGCATTGCCGTAGCTCACTCCCAAGCGAGAGATACACCGGCTAAAGCCAACAGCTTACCTGCCAGGGGACTGACGCTCAAAAGTTTCTAA
- the LOC121731900 gene encoding mitochondrial E3 ubiquitin protein ligase 1 has protein sequence MEFISEVIGETIILGIDSLILGFCVRQLSKCKHILNALQSAPVLDIDASINKEINKYPNNVIPYVVVRGLVKPLGNPIRSNYNQSVTGVVQRLTIKEHVIARTSAGFWSDQTRTIHEVYNSCPFVLSNGKHTIEIIDALAAELIDLDVISDKFEPMSPGVIDHVWGFFSGVRQRGLQTMEEMLRDGSYITAIGELSRTNGGLKIQPPRDGLPLYLTTSTKSSLLKRLASSKDFLRVLIVVFGTVAVIASARIAYKYLKRRQRKEAEEALKKQLAAGRRERRAQIRDKNLGEHQLCVVCTENPKEIILLPCGHVCLCEDCSENIKHKCPICRERIESRAPAFIT, from the exons ATGGAATTCATTTCGGAAGTAATCGGTGAAACAATCATTTTAGGAATTGATTCACTGATTCTTGGTTTTTGTGTGAGACAGCTGAGCAAatgtaaacatattttaaatgccTTAcag TCAGCACCAGTACTAGATATTGATGCATCAATAAATaaggaaattaataaatatccAAATAATGTGATTCCATACGTAGTGGTGCGAGGGCTTGTGAAGCCATTGGGAAACCCAATCAGAAGTAACTACAACCAGTCTGTTACAGGAGTTGTTCAGAG GCTAACCATCAAAGAGCATGTTATAGCTAGAACATCAGCAGGGTTTTGGTCTGACCAAACCCGCACTATTCATGAAGTCTATAATTCCTGCCCATTTGTACTGAGCAATGGGAAGCATACTATTGAAATTATTGATGCGCTGGCAGCGGAGTTAATAG ATCTTGATGTCATATCAGACAAATTTGAGCCAATGTCACCAGGTGTTATTGATCATGTATGGGGATTTTTCTCTGGTGTGAGGCAGAGAGGCTTGCAAACGATGGAGGAAATGTTACGAGATGGCTCCTACATCACAGCCATAGGAGAGTTGAGCAGAACAAATGGTGGCCTCAAAATCCAGCCACCAAGAGATGGTTTGCCCCTTTATCTCACCACCTCAACAAAGTCTAGTTTGCTAAAACGCCTGGCTAGCTCTAAAGACTTTTTAAG agtTCTTATAGTTGTGTTTGGAACTGTAGCTGTTATAGCATCAGCGCGCATTGCATACAAGTACCTTAAAAGACGACAAAGAAAAGAAGCAGAGGAGGCTTTGAAGAAGCAACTAGCGGCTGGGCGGAGGGAGCGACGAGCACAGATACGAGACAAGAATCTTGGTGAACATCAACTGTGTGTTGTGTGCACAGAAAATCCAAAAGAA ataATTTTACTACCCTGTGGACATGTCTGCCTATGTGAAGACTGTTCAGAAAATATAAAGCACAAATGCCCAATCTGCAGAGAGAGAATAGAATCAAGGGCCCCTgcatttataacataa
- the LOC121731896 gene encoding protein melted isoform X1, producing MHELLKHVLNERDLTRAGDIFSIPDCDIVDDLNDVLQQITDISSRADYIRNDHDQALIEICVTKVTSCIKETGTLEKYCGALVALLESCLHHNLMPVGHLKDDDPPHAKIASDVIACIVLVSFPLQSDKEMTSNAEVMELFLPVAVQFLHKGNREISRHMARYLSLAAVHHAVLLKPHVQTIMDSIMSGNYPLCRILTNLYEVCPEPLEGHVTALVSLLPHAEPVEKSSLFALFEQIANRRPEALKTAIPQLLSYLCSGTKDPSCMCVEVLQVIDSVARRRASLVGAEGGAAVRRAARPPHASPRVAALAADVLARLNAAHQERAQEALNFVVERLATADWLEQSALLREATALCSAYPALFTDKLLAALRANNNLRPKSVHGEVKSTSGGVTIVKLGGSTTVTSGTTVTTVTSAVTSTVTPALTSVTSTGYTRRAKLGDSRSTGRLHPGPNSHRSMTRLNVAGGSVGGLHKSMTRLSSSQQINAQQPVTTPQIGKTVTKAGSGSSAVTVTTLSPPLAPRANKHHHNIVIGANSGPTIISGPSPLQSQSISVNPLMGKSSDALVPTSVTVHSNTALGQVSVVTSVPSHTVTSGPVTVTSRRANNTSVTMINTNNTSNHRISVFEPYPMRDTVQHFCEKHLDKIKAYMDNVSMTIPPPAKCTIEERRSKKQARLQFACGRRGPHCLYARAAFSLRTRAPRVWIHLMFLALQARHTAALSSRDPTVASLKHCWDILKCENKTFLTLVTGAFPGPKEQEMVVNELRSAGFFDVFEVAARGAWGCFLCQHPERARGFLAADGQPVIEGQLKEKKGRWRLFRRWRTRYFTLSGAHLSCKGASGGESIDINQIRSVKVSRGARNIPKAFEIFTGDQTLILKPKDGKNAEEWVQCLSIAVAHSQARDTPAKANSLPARGLTLKSF from the exons ATGCATGAATTATTGAAGCACGTACTGAACGAAAGGGATTTAACTCGAGCTGGTGATATATTCAGTATTCCGGATTGCGATATTGTTGACGATCTTAACGATGTT CTACAACAGATAACAGACATATCTTCTAGAGCTGACTACATCCGGAATGACCATGACCAAGCCCTCATTGAGATATGTGTGACGAAAGTAACATCATGTATAAAAGAAACTGGCACTTTAGAGAAGTACTGTGGCGCTCTAGTAGCGTTACTAGAGTCATGCCTGCACCACAATCTAATGCCAGTTGGTCATTTGAAAGATGATGATCCACCCCATGCTAAAATAGCCTCAGATGTGATTGCTTGTATTGTTCTG GTATCATTCCCTTTACAATCTGATAAAGAGATGACAAGCAATGCTGAGGTAATGGAGCTATTTTTGCCAGTTGCTGTCCAATTTTTACACAAAGGAAACAGAGAGATATCCAGACACATGGCTAGATATCTCTCTCTTGCGGCTGTCCATCATGCAGTGCTGCTAAAACCACATGTTCAGActataatggattccattatgtCAG GGAACTACCCTCTCTGCCGGATACTGACTAACTTATACGAGGTGTGCCCTGAGCCTCTAGAAGGTCATGTGACAGCTTTAGTGTCGCTCCTGCCACATGCAGAACCTGTAGAGAAGAGCTCGCTGTTTGCCCTGTTTGAACAGATTGCGAACAGACGACCCGAAGCGCTCAAAACAGCGATCCCACAACTACTGTCATACCTTTGTTCTGGGACAAAAGACCCCAGCTGTATGTGTGTGGAGGTGTTACAG GTGATAGATAGCGTGGCTCGGCGTCGCGCGTCGCTAGTTGGCGCGGAGGGCGGGGCGGCGGTGCGGCGCGCGGCTCGCCCCCCGCACGCCTCGCCCCGCGTCGCCGCCCTCGCCGCTGACGTGCTCGCGCGACTCAACGCGGCGCACCAG GAGCGAGCACAAGAGGCTCTTAACTTCGTAGTCGAGCGGCTGGCGACAGCTGACTGGCTGGAGCAGTCCGCGCTACTGCGGGAGGCGACAGCGCTGTGCAGCGCTTACCCCGCGCTGTTCACCGACAAGCTGCTTGCTGCGCTACGTGCTAATAACAA CCTTCGTCCGAAGTCAGTTCACGGCGAAGTGAAAAGCACTTCGGGGGGCGTGACGATAGTGAAGCTCGGCGGCAGCACGACCGTCACTAGCGGGACCACCGTGACGACCGTCACGTCAGCCGTCACGTCGACCGTCACGCCGGCGCTGACGTCTGTCACGTCAACGGGCTACACTAGGCGCGCTAAACTCGGCGATTCCCGCTCTACGGGGAGATTGCACCCCGGACCAAACTCGCATAGGAGCATGACGAGACTTAATGTTGCTG GAGGTTCCGTGGGAGGCCTGCACAAAAGCATGACACGACTATCATCCTCACAACAGATCAATGCACAGCAACCTGTCACCACACCACAGA taGGTAAGACGGTGACGAAGGCAGGTAGCGGCAGTAGCGCTGTCACCGTCACAACTCTGTCGCCGCCGCTCGCGCCGCGGGCGAACAAACACCATCATAACATCGTTATTGGAGCG AACTCAGGACCAACTATAATCTCCGGGCCGTCGCCGCTTCAATCCCAGTCGATATCAGTCAACCCGCTAATGGGTAAATCCAGTGACGCGCTCGTCCCCACATCCGTCACTGTTCATTCGAACACGGCGTTAGGACAAGTTTCAGTCGTCACGTCAGTCCCGTCGCACACCGTCACGTCGGGCCCTGTGACGGTCACGTCACGCCGTGCCAACAACACCAGCGTGACGATGATCAATACAAACAACACGTCGAACCACCGAATAAGCGTGTTCGAGCCGTACCCGATGAGAGACACTGTACAACACTTCTGCGAGAAACACTTGGATAAGATCAAAGCGTATATGGATAATGTATCTATGACTATACCGCCGCCGGCTAAATGCACTATTGAGG AGCGTCGGTCCAAGAAGCAGGCGCGTCTACAGTTCGCGTGCGGTCGTCGCGGGCCGCACTGTCTGTACGCCCGCGCGGCGTTCTCGCTGCGGACGCGCGCGCCTAGAGTGTGGATACACCTCATGTTCCTGGCACTACAG GCAAGACATACCGCTGCACTGTCTAGCCGAGACCCGACTGTAGCCAGCCTCAAGCACTGCTGGGATATACTGAAGTGTGAGAACAAGACGTTCCTCACACTTGTTACGGGAGCCTTCCCTGGTCCTAAA GAGCAAGAGATGGTAGTTAACGAGCTACGTTCGGCTGGTTTTTTCGACGTATTCGAAGTAGCTGCTCGGGGCGCTTGGGGCTGTTTTCTATGTCAACACCCGGAAAGAGCGCGTGGGTTCCTAGCGGCTGACGGCCAGCCGGTCATAGAGGGACAACTGAAGGAGAAGAAAGGAAGATGGCGCCTCTTTAGAAGATGGCGGACCAGATATTTCACGCTGTCCGGTGCGCACCTGTCTTGCAAGGGAGCG AGTGGAGGCGAGAGTATAGACATCAACCAGATCCGCTCGGTAAAAGTATCGCGAGGCGCGCGCAACATACCTAAAGCGTTTGAGATATTCACCGGAGACCAGACCCTCATACTCAAGCCCAAAGACGGTAAAAACGCGGAAGAATGGGTGCAGTGTCTGAGCATTGCCGTAGCTCACTCCCAAGCGAGAGATACACCGGCTAAAGCCAACAGCTTACCTGCCAGGGGACTGACGCTCAAAAGTTTCTAA
- the LOC121731896 gene encoding protein melted isoform X2, with translation MHELLKHVLNERDLTRAGDIFSIPDCDIVDDLNDVLQQITDISSRADYIRNDHDQALIEICVTKVTSCIKETGTLEKYCGALVALLESCLHHNLMPVGHLKDDDPPHAKIASDVIACIVLVSFPLQSDKEMTSNAEVMELFLPVAVQFLHKGNREISRHMARYLSLAAVHHAVLLKPHVQTIMDSIMSGNYPLCRILTNLYEVCPEPLEGHVTALVSLLPHAEPVEKSSLFALFEQIANRRPEALKTAIPQLLSYLCSGTKDPSCMCVEVLQVIDSVARRRASLVGAEGGAAVRRAARPPHASPRVAALAADVLARLNAAHQERAQEALNFVVERLATADWLEQSALLREATALCSAYPALFTDKLLAALRANNNLRPKSVHGEVKSTSGGVTIVKLGGSTTVTSGTTVTTVTSAVTSTVTPALTSVTSTGYTRRAKLGDSRSTGRLHPGPNSHRSMTRLNVAGGSVGGLHKSMTRLSSSQQINAQQPVTTPQSKTVTKAGSGSSAVTVTTLSPPLAPRANKHHHNIVIGANSGPTIISGPSPLQSQSISVNPLMGKSSDALVPTSVTVHSNTALGQVSVVTSVPSHTVTSGPVTVTSRRANNTSVTMINTNNTSNHRISVFEPYPMRDTVQHFCEKHLDKIKAYMDNVSMTIPPPAKCTIEERRSKKQARLQFACGRRGPHCLYARAAFSLRTRAPRVWIHLMFLALQARHTAALSSRDPTVASLKHCWDILKCENKTFLTLVTGAFPGPKEQEMVVNELRSAGFFDVFEVAARGAWGCFLCQHPERARGFLAADGQPVIEGQLKEKKGRWRLFRRWRTRYFTLSGAHLSCKGASGGESIDINQIRSVKVSRGARNIPKAFEIFTGDQTLILKPKDGKNAEEWVQCLSIAVAHSQARDTPAKANSLPARGLTLKSF, from the exons ATGCATGAATTATTGAAGCACGTACTGAACGAAAGGGATTTAACTCGAGCTGGTGATATATTCAGTATTCCGGATTGCGATATTGTTGACGATCTTAACGATGTT CTACAACAGATAACAGACATATCTTCTAGAGCTGACTACATCCGGAATGACCATGACCAAGCCCTCATTGAGATATGTGTGACGAAAGTAACATCATGTATAAAAGAAACTGGCACTTTAGAGAAGTACTGTGGCGCTCTAGTAGCGTTACTAGAGTCATGCCTGCACCACAATCTAATGCCAGTTGGTCATTTGAAAGATGATGATCCACCCCATGCTAAAATAGCCTCAGATGTGATTGCTTGTATTGTTCTG GTATCATTCCCTTTACAATCTGATAAAGAGATGACAAGCAATGCTGAGGTAATGGAGCTATTTTTGCCAGTTGCTGTCCAATTTTTACACAAAGGAAACAGAGAGATATCCAGACACATGGCTAGATATCTCTCTCTTGCGGCTGTCCATCATGCAGTGCTGCTAAAACCACATGTTCAGActataatggattccattatgtCAG GGAACTACCCTCTCTGCCGGATACTGACTAACTTATACGAGGTGTGCCCTGAGCCTCTAGAAGGTCATGTGACAGCTTTAGTGTCGCTCCTGCCACATGCAGAACCTGTAGAGAAGAGCTCGCTGTTTGCCCTGTTTGAACAGATTGCGAACAGACGACCCGAAGCGCTCAAAACAGCGATCCCACAACTACTGTCATACCTTTGTTCTGGGACAAAAGACCCCAGCTGTATGTGTGTGGAGGTGTTACAG GTGATAGATAGCGTGGCTCGGCGTCGCGCGTCGCTAGTTGGCGCGGAGGGCGGGGCGGCGGTGCGGCGCGCGGCTCGCCCCCCGCACGCCTCGCCCCGCGTCGCCGCCCTCGCCGCTGACGTGCTCGCGCGACTCAACGCGGCGCACCAG GAGCGAGCACAAGAGGCTCTTAACTTCGTAGTCGAGCGGCTGGCGACAGCTGACTGGCTGGAGCAGTCCGCGCTACTGCGGGAGGCGACAGCGCTGTGCAGCGCTTACCCCGCGCTGTTCACCGACAAGCTGCTTGCTGCGCTACGTGCTAATAACAA CCTTCGTCCGAAGTCAGTTCACGGCGAAGTGAAAAGCACTTCGGGGGGCGTGACGATAGTGAAGCTCGGCGGCAGCACGACCGTCACTAGCGGGACCACCGTGACGACCGTCACGTCAGCCGTCACGTCGACCGTCACGCCGGCGCTGACGTCTGTCACGTCAACGGGCTACACTAGGCGCGCTAAACTCGGCGATTCCCGCTCTACGGGGAGATTGCACCCCGGACCAAACTCGCATAGGAGCATGACGAGACTTAATGTTGCTG GAGGTTCCGTGGGAGGCCTGCACAAAAGCATGACACGACTATCATCCTCACAACAGATCAATGCACAGCAACCTGTCACCACACCACAGA GTAAGACGGTGACGAAGGCAGGTAGCGGCAGTAGCGCTGTCACCGTCACAACTCTGTCGCCGCCGCTCGCGCCGCGGGCGAACAAACACCATCATAACATCGTTATTGGAGCG AACTCAGGACCAACTATAATCTCCGGGCCGTCGCCGCTTCAATCCCAGTCGATATCAGTCAACCCGCTAATGGGTAAATCCAGTGACGCGCTCGTCCCCACATCCGTCACTGTTCATTCGAACACGGCGTTAGGACAAGTTTCAGTCGTCACGTCAGTCCCGTCGCACACCGTCACGTCGGGCCCTGTGACGGTCACGTCACGCCGTGCCAACAACACCAGCGTGACGATGATCAATACAAACAACACGTCGAACCACCGAATAAGCGTGTTCGAGCCGTACCCGATGAGAGACACTGTACAACACTTCTGCGAGAAACACTTGGATAAGATCAAAGCGTATATGGATAATGTATCTATGACTATACCGCCGCCGGCTAAATGCACTATTGAGG AGCGTCGGTCCAAGAAGCAGGCGCGTCTACAGTTCGCGTGCGGTCGTCGCGGGCCGCACTGTCTGTACGCCCGCGCGGCGTTCTCGCTGCGGACGCGCGCGCCTAGAGTGTGGATACACCTCATGTTCCTGGCACTACAG GCAAGACATACCGCTGCACTGTCTAGCCGAGACCCGACTGTAGCCAGCCTCAAGCACTGCTGGGATATACTGAAGTGTGAGAACAAGACGTTCCTCACACTTGTTACGGGAGCCTTCCCTGGTCCTAAA GAGCAAGAGATGGTAGTTAACGAGCTACGTTCGGCTGGTTTTTTCGACGTATTCGAAGTAGCTGCTCGGGGCGCTTGGGGCTGTTTTCTATGTCAACACCCGGAAAGAGCGCGTGGGTTCCTAGCGGCTGACGGCCAGCCGGTCATAGAGGGACAACTGAAGGAGAAGAAAGGAAGATGGCGCCTCTTTAGAAGATGGCGGACCAGATATTTCACGCTGTCCGGTGCGCACCTGTCTTGCAAGGGAGCG AGTGGAGGCGAGAGTATAGACATCAACCAGATCCGCTCGGTAAAAGTATCGCGAGGCGCGCGCAACATACCTAAAGCGTTTGAGATATTCACCGGAGACCAGACCCTCATACTCAAGCCCAAAGACGGTAAAAACGCGGAAGAATGGGTGCAGTGTCTGAGCATTGCCGTAGCTCACTCCCAAGCGAGAGATACACCGGCTAAAGCCAACAGCTTACCTGCCAGGGGACTGACGCTCAAAAGTTTCTAA
- the LOC121731899 gene encoding cytoplasmic tRNA 2-thiolation protein 1: MPLQCKTGCGKNAMLKRPKTGDALCKDCFFAAFETEIHYTIIKAKLFNRGDSVAIGASGGKDSTVLAYVLKTLNQRYNYGLNLMLLSIDEGITGYRDDSLETVKQNRDDYEMPLKILSYKDLYGWTMDEIVAQIGRKNNCTFCGVFRRQALDRGAAMLNVKCIATGHNADDIAETVLMNILRGDIARLKRCTAISTGSEGTIPRVKPLKYTYEKEIVMYAHYKKLVYFSTECVFAPNAYRGHARALLKDMEKVRPTCIMDIIYSGETLSVKEEVTLPTQRVCMRCNFVSSQEVCKACVLLEGLNKGLPKLGIGKSSKAKRMLEEYNNRQRNHQEEVDKINNESKQNNCISKGKMCRSGCKSDKDNIDTMKSLHLCEDGKESTTTQIQGTPCNSKINKLIKEYGIDSPISNASDTGQEIIIDESLGNDHDDAFDIPQEEIVNSEEVTCAGACGEGASNIGF, from the exons atgccTCTTCAGTGCAAAACGGGGTGTGGAAAAAATGCGATGCTGAAG cgCCCAAAAACTGGAGACGCATTGTGTAAAGACTGCTTCTTTGCGGCATTCGAAACCGAAATACATTACACTATAATAAAAGCTAAGCTGTTCAACCGTGGCGATTCTGTAGCAATCGGTGCTTCAGGTGGTAAAGATTCCACAGTTCTCGCATACGTTTTAAAGACTCTGAATCAGAGATACAACTATGGTCTCAATTTAATGCTTCTTTCGATCGACGAAGGCATCACAGGCTATAGAGACGACAGCTTGGAAACAGTGAAACAGAACAGAGATGATTATGAAATGCCTTTGAAAATTTTATCCTACAAAGACTTATATGGTTGGACCATGGATGAAATAGTAGCTCAAATAGGTAGAAAGAATAACTGTACTTTTTGTGGTGTGTTTCGAAGGCAGGCTCTAGACAGAGGAGCTGCGATGCTCAATGTGAAATGTATAGCGACAGGTCATAATGCTGATGATATTGCTGAAACCGTCCTAATGAATATTCTGAGAGGGGATATTGCAAGGCTAAAAAGATGTACAGCTATTTCTACA ggCAGTGAAGGCACAATACCAAGAGTGAAACCATTAAAATATACGTATGAGAAGGAAATAGTAATGTATGCACATTACAAGAAGCTGGTATATTTCTCTACTGAATGTGTCTTTGCTCCAAATGCATACAGAGGACATGCACGAGCCCTGCTAAAAGATATGGAGAAAGTTAGACCAACTTGTATTATGGATATTATTTATTCag GAGAAACATTGTCAGTAAAAGAGGAAGTAACACTCCCAACTCAGAGGGTCTGCATGAGATGTAATTTTGTTTCATCACAAGAAGTGTGTAAGGCATGTGTGCTTCTGGAAGGGTTAAACAAAGGTTTACCAAAACTCGGTATAGGGAAAAGTTCAAAGGCCAAAAGGATGTTAGAAGAATATAACAACAGACAAAGAAATCACCAGGAAGAGGTTGACAAAATCAATAATGAatctaaacaaaataattgcaTATCTAAAGGAAAAATGTGCAGGTCTGGTTGCAAATCGGACAAAGATAATATTGACACTATGAAGAGCTTGCATTTGTGTGAGGATGGCAAAGAGAGTACAACCACTCAGATACAAGGTACACCATGTaactcaaaaataaataaattgattaaagAATATGGAATTGATAGTCCAATAAGTAATGCTTCGGATACTGGACAAGAGATAATAATAGATGAAAGCTTAGGTAATGATCATGATGATGCATTTGATATTCCTCAAGAAGAAATTGTAAATAGTGAAGAAGTGACTTGTGCTGGTGCTTGTGGTGAGGGTGCATCAAATATTGGCTTTTGa